GCGATGTTCTCCACCCTAGGGCGTACCGCAGCGCGTACACTGGAGACCAAGATCTTTGCCGACAATATGATGGATTGGTACGGTTCTCTGGTGGCCAATATCAAGGCGGGCGATCTTGCTACCCATAATCAGAAGCTGTGGGATCCAGCCGACTGGCCCAGTGAGGCACGCGGTGTTGGCTTTACTGAGGCACCACGCGGTGCACTGGCCCACTGGATTGTGATCAAGGATCAGAAGATTGATAACTATCAGGCGGTCGTGCCCAGCACTTGGAATGCCGGGCCAAGGGATGACAAGAATCAGCCGGGGCCTTATGAGGCGGCACTGGAAGATCGTCACACCATGCACGATCCCAAGCAGCCGTTGGAGATCTTGCGTACCATCCATAGTTTCGACCCCTGTATTGCCTGCGCGGTCCATGTGACCGATCCGGATGGGGATGAGCTGGTTCAAATTCAGGTTACCGGTTAGTAATAAAGATAAAGGTGTAGAAAAATGAACAGGATTTATAAAATATTTAGCTTGATTGCACTATTGTCCCCGACTGCTGTCGTGGAGGCACATCCGGGTTTAGACCACGTAGGGGGGGTGTTGGATGGTGTCATCCACCTTTTGAGTAGTGCAGACCATTTACTACTGTTGTTAGCTGTTGTGGGTGTCGGTGCTCTACTGCTGAGTCGAAAAATACTTCCGCCGACGATAAAGAAGTGAAGAGAATGATAAGAATTCAACGGACTTTAGGATTGCTGGTATTGCTGTTTGGTCTTGTCGCCCTGCCCTTGGGCGGCGTCCAAGCTCAGCTGACCGATAAAGCGTTCAAGCAGTATCCGAGTATCGTCGACTACAAGGCATTCAAGGAGCTGGCCGTCATCCCGGTGCGCAAGGACGTGGCGATCATCGATGCCCGTCCGGCCCGCAAAAAATATAACAAGGGCCATATCCCCGGCGCGATCAGTATCCCCAACACCTTCTTCAACAAGATGGTCGGCAAGCTGCCTAAGGACAAGAAAACAAAGCTGGTGTTCTACTGCGGCGGCTACAAATGCCCGCTCAGCCATAAGTCGGCGTTCAAAGCCGAGAAGCTCGGCTATACGGACATTGCGGTATTTGCTGCCGGGTATCCCGAATGGAAAAGCCACGGCAATTTCATCTCGGTGGCGGCACCTTGGGTTAAAAAGGCCATGGAGAAGCAGAAGATCACCCTGATTGACGCCCGTCCTACCAAGAAGAAGTACAACAAGGGCCACGTGCCCGGGGCGATCAATATCCCTAACACCTTCTTCGACAAGATGGCCAATCGGTTGCCCGCCGACAAGAAGTCCCCTCTGGTGTTCTATTGCGGCGGCTTCAAGTGCCCGTTGAGCGTCAAGTCGGCGAGTAAGGCTAAGGCGCTCGGTTACACGGACGTCAAGCTGTTCCAGGCGGGCTATCCGGCCTGGAAGATGGCCTTCGGTCCTGGTGCTAAGGTTGACGGTGGCACGAAAGGTAGCGCGGCCAAGCCGATGATCGCCAATCTGGTGGTTGGCCCCGAAGGCGGCACCATTACCTTCGCATCGTTTAAGGAGATTATCGCAAAGGCGCCTGAAAGTGTCTTTCTGGTAGATGTCCGCGATGCCGGTGAATACGGCAAAACCCATTTCCCGACGGCAGTCAACATCCCGGTGGAGGAACTGGAAGGCAAACTCGGTACATTGCCGACCAACAAGCCGATTATCTTCATCTGTGCCACGGGGGCGCGTAGTGGCGAGGCCTACGACATCGTCAAGTTGCTCCGCGAAGACATCACGCAGGTCTACTACCTGGATGCGGAAATCGAGTACGCCGATGGTGGCACTTACACGCTCAAAACAGTCCAATAGAGGCTAATCGGCGGAGCGGCTGAATATTTTCGCCGCCCTTGCCAAATCCACTCTAAAGGGAGGAATGAAGAACGCAATGAAACCCAAGAGCTTCTTTTTTGACTTTTCGCTAGCTGGCCTGGCGCTGCTAATAGCAGCCGATGCCTGGGCCGCCGGCGCCAACTGGAAAATTGGACGGGTCTACAATCGTTTAGTCTGTAATGCCTGCCATCGAGTCGATGACGGGAAGGTGGTGTCGCCGGTCGATCGCACCCAGGCCGAATGGAAGGCCTACTTCAAGGCTGACGCCCATGACAAGACGGGAAAAACCAACGGCTCGGCCAAATATTATGCCAGCCAAGCCTACCGGGGCAGCATTAAGGACACCAACAAGGCGGCCGCCAAGTTTCTGCCGATACCCGACGATGTGATGACCGGGCACGTGGTCGAATTCTATCTCCATGGAGCTAAGGATTCGGACACCCCGTCGCGGTGCCAGTAGGAGTTTAGGGTATGCAGGACAGCTGGATTAGCGGATTGCGAGACGACCTCAACAAGGCCTTTGTTGAGGAATGGTCTCCCTATTTCGGGGCCTTGGCTTTGATCGCAGTGGTAGTTGCCCTGATGACCAGTGGTCTCTTCTGGAGTGTTTACGGTGGGTTACACCTGTGGGGCAACTGGTTCAATGAGCTGGTTGGGCTGAATGCCCTGCTCAATGCTTCGCCCAAGCTCGAAGACCCGCTGATGCATCGTATCTCCCTGCTCGATATCACCCTGGTGCTTGGTGCCTTCACCGCCGCCCTGCTGTCCCGCCAGTTTCGCATCAACCGGGCACCCAAGGCCGAGTATTTTCGCGGCGCTGTCGGTGGCATTCTCATGGGCATCGGTGCCACCCTGGCCGGGGGTTGCACGGTTGGCGGTTTCTTTACGCCGTTGATCTTCTCCTCACCCGCCGGTTGGACCATGGGGGCAGGACTGTTGATCGGCGCCTTTATCGGCCTGAAAATCCTGCTCTGGTCGCTCGAGGCGATAACCTGGGGAAATGATGCCCCCATGCCCCGCGGGGCGTCCCGGTCGCTAACCCGGATTTATCCGTTCGTCGGCGTTTTGGTGTTCCTGCTGATCATCGCCTGGGCGTCCTCCTGGTATCTATCTGGCGAAAAGATGCTGGTCCAGCGCGGCATCGTCATCCTCTGCGGCTTCGCCCTCGGGTTCATTCTCCACCGCTCGCGGTTCTGCTTTTCCCGTGCCATCCGCGAGCCTCTGATGACCGGCGAAGGGGCGATGACCAAAGCGACTATCCTGGCTATCGCAGTAGGCGCCCTGCTGGCCTCCATCCTGTTCCAGCGCGGCCAACTCGACCCCTATCTCGCCATCCCGGCAACCTTCTGGCTCGGTTCTGGGCTAGGTGGGGTAATTTTCGGCATCGGTATGATTCTGGCGGGCGGCTGCGCTTCCGGGTCCCTGTGGCGCATGGGCGAAGGGCACCTCAAACTCTGGGTCGTTGTCTTCTTCTTTGCCTGGAGCGGTGCGACTTTTGGCACCGTGGTCAAAAAATGGGACCTGATGACCGCCGAAATGAATCTCGATCTTATTGAAGTAACCAAGGTCGGGCAGCAGGCCTTTTTGCCAGACCTACTCGGTGGTTGGTCGGCGGCCTATGCGGTGACGGGGCTCCTTCTCACTCTCTGGTATGTCGCGGTTCGTTACAACGAGACGACGGAGAAGTTCACCGTCATTTAAGCTAAACCTTTGCTCTTACCGGATGTTTCCCTAGAATGCTCAAAACAGCGACGGGGTAGCGCTATGCTGGCACAGCAAATGTACGAATTTCGGAACTGCCTTCATGAAGACGATTTTTTAGTAGAGTTTCTCGTTGCTCTTACTCTCCTTGAAAATAGTGATGGGTACGATAAGATCGATGTATGAAACAGGGCGTGGGTGGTTCTTCAACAATACAGTTTCTGCCTGCGGCGCAGCTTGAAGCGCTGTTTGATCAACTTAAGGCGTCTGGTTACTCCGTGATTGCGCCAATGGTTGCAGATGGCGCGGTGCTCTATCGCGAGACAACAACAGTCACTACGCTGCCGCAAGGGGTCATGGATGAGCAGCGGCCAGGCCACTATCGTCTCCACGCCAGTCATACACCGCAACGATTCAGTTGGAGTAGTGGTCTGCAGGGGATCAAGTCGGCCCTGTTTCCACCGGAGGAGCCTCTGTGGCAGGCCAAGAAGAGTGGCGATGGTAATGTTCAATTCAGTGCTATTGAGGCAGCCTCAAAACCGATCGCACTGTTTGGGGTACGAGCCTGTGATCTTGCCGCCACCGAATTGATGGATCGCCATTTTCTGCGCAGTGGTGCAGAAGATCCGTGGTATCGACACCGACGCTCCAACCTGCTCTTGATTACAGTCAGCTGTAGCCGTGCCTCGGAGAGCTGTTTCTGTGCATCCACTGCAACAGGGCCTGAACCGGAGCAGGGGTTTGATCTGCGTCTGGATGAGTTGGAGTCGGGATTTCTAATTCAATCCGGTAGCGAGAGGGGGCGCGAAATTCAGGCTGCATTACCGTTGAATCAGGCCTCCAGTAAACAGTTAGCGCAGGCTGCAGCGCAGTTGCATAAGGTGGTTGAGCAACAGACACGAGCCATGGCTGCCAATGATTTTCGCCCCCATTTTGCTAATCAGCAGGAGAGCCCGATCTGGAAACAGATTGCAGAGCGTTGTCTGGGGTGTGGAAACTGCACGGCTGTCTGCCCCACCTGTTTCTGTCATCGAGAGGAGGAGGCCCCAAGCTTAGACCTGCAGAGCAGTACCCATCAGCGGGTGTGGGACTCCTGTTTCAGTGAAGCGCACAGTCAGCTCCACGGTGTTCCCGTGCGTACAGGGCGGCGTGAGCGTTATCGACAGTGGATGACCCATAAACTGGCAGGGTGGCATGATCAATTTGATGAAAGTGGTTGTGTCGGTTGTGGGCGCTGCATCACCTGGTGCCCGGTGGGGATTGACCTAGTTGAAGAGTCTGCCCGTTTTGTTGCAGGGGGGAACGATGAATAGCCATACTCATCCATCCAGAGTGCCGATGGCTGCCGAGCTGATCGAGCGACGACAGGAGAGCAGTGATGTGTTTACCTTGCAGCTGCGTCTGGTGGATTCACAGCAACGAGAACAATACCGATTTCAGCCGGGACAGTTTAATATGGTCTACCTGCATGGCGTGGGTGAGGTGGCAATCTCTATCGTCTCGGATCGGGAAGATCCAACCCTGTTGAATCACACCATTCGTGCAGTGGGGCGGGTCACCCGTGGGCTGGAGCAGTTGCAGACGGGCCAACAGATTGGTCTGCGTGGCCCCTATGGACGAGGCTGGCCGATGGAACAGGCCAAGAGTAAGGATCTGGTGGTTGTGACCGGTGGATTGGGCTGTGCCCCCGTTGTAGCAGCCATTCATGAGGTCGAACAGCAGCGTGCAGCGTATGGACGATTGGCGATTATTGAAGGGGTACGCCACCATCAGGATTTGATCTATCCAGACCGCTTTCACCATTGGGAGCAGATGGAGCGTACCGATGTGGTGCTCTGCTGCAGCCATGACAAGGCGGCCCCGTGGCCATGGCATACTGGTCGGGTGACTGCTCATCTCGATCAGCTGGGGTTTGATCTGCCGGATGCTGTGGCAATGCTCTGTGGGCCGGAGGGGATGATGGCGGCGGCTGCAGAGACATTAATACAGCAAGGGATGTCCGGGGATTCAATCTGGCTTAGCCTGGAGCGCAACATGCAGTGTGGAGATGGTTTTTGTGGTCACTGTCAGCTCGGTAGCCATTTCGTCTGCAGGGATGGTCCGGTCTTTAACTGGAGTGAGATTGGTGGTGCATTGAAGGTGAAAGGGCTATGAGTAGATCCGCTATCAGTAGGCCCACAGTTGCAATTCACAAGTTCAGCTCCTGCGATGGCTGTCAGCTTGCCTTTCTCAATATGGGAGAGGGGTTGATTGATTTGACTTCACAGATTGAGATTGTCCATTTTGCAGAGGCGGGGATTGTTGCTGTAGATGCTGATGCCGATATCACCTTTGTTGAGGGCAGTATCTCTACTCCGGAAGACCTGCAACGTATTCAACAGATACGAGCGCGTAGTGGAATGCTGATCACTATAGGGGCTTGTGCGACCTCAGGTGGGATTCAGGCCCTGCGTAATCTGCAGGAAGAGGATTGGTGTGCCAGCCTCTATGCTACCCCGGAGACGATCGCATCTCTTGCGACCTCTACCCCCATCGCAGATCATGTCAAAGTGGATCTCGAACTTTGGGGGTGCCCCATACGTAGTGAACAACTGCTGCCTGTGTTGAGTGATCTACTACGTGGTGTGGTGCCGGGAAAGATGAACGAGCCGCTCTGTCAGAGCTGTAAACGCAGTGGGGCAATCTGTACTGTTGTGAGTCAAGGCAAGCCCTGCATGGGGCCGGTAACCCAAGGTGGTTGTGGAGCCATCTGTCCGAGGTTGGGGAGAGATTGTTATGGCTGCAGTGGTCCTGTCCATGATTTTAATAGAACTTCTTTAGAGCGATGCTTTGAAGGGCTGGGGCTGTTGCCCGATGCGATAGAACGGCGTTTTAAGATGATTCACTCCTCGCCGTTCACTGGAGAAGAGCCATGAATGAGCAGCAGACCATCAAAATTGAGGTTCCAGTGCTGGCCCGTGTGGAGGGGGAGGGCGCACTGGATCTGGTGATCAAAGACCAGACAATTGAGTCACTGGCACTGCGCATCTATGAACCGCCGCGCTACTTCGAGAAGTTCCTGGAGGGCCGCTCCGTAGAAGAGTTGCCAGAGATGGTGGCGCGGATCTGTGGAATCTGTCCGGTTGCCTACCAGATGAGTGCCGTATTGGCGGTAGAGTCTCTGTTTGAGGGCGAAGTCAGCCCATGGGTTACACAGATGCGTCGTCTCTTCTACTGTGGAGAGTGGATACAGAGCCATAGCCTCCATATTCATCTGTTGGCAGCGCCCGATTTTCTCGGACATGAGCATGCCATCTCGATGGCGAGTGAGTATCCGGATGAGGTGCGAAGAGGATTGCGCCTGCAGGGGTTGGGGAACCGCATCATTGCACTACTGGGGGGGCGCTCTGTCCATCCGGTTGGGGCGCGTGTGGG
This window of the Candidatus Thiopontia autotrophica genome carries:
- a CDS encoding HupE/UreJ family protein, encoding MIALLSPTAVVEAHPGLDHVGGVLDGVIHLLSSADHLLLLLAVVGVGALLLSRKILPPTIKK
- a CDS encoding rhodanese-like domain-containing protein, whose protein sequence is MIRIQRTLGLLVLLFGLVALPLGGVQAQLTDKAFKQYPSIVDYKAFKELAVIPVRKDVAIIDARPARKKYNKGHIPGAISIPNTFFNKMVGKLPKDKKTKLVFYCGGYKCPLSHKSAFKAEKLGYTDIAVFAAGYPEWKSHGNFISVAAPWVKKAMEKQKITLIDARPTKKKYNKGHVPGAINIPNTFFDKMANRLPADKKSPLVFYCGGFKCPLSVKSASKAKALGYTDVKLFQAGYPAWKMAFGPGAKVDGGTKGSAAKPMIANLVVGPEGGTITFASFKEIIAKAPESVFLVDVRDAGEYGKTHFPTAVNIPVEELEGKLGTLPTNKPIIFICATGARSGEAYDIVKLLREDITQVYYLDAEIEYADGGTYTLKTVQ
- a CDS encoding YeeE/YedE family protein, whose translation is MQDSWISGLRDDLNKAFVEEWSPYFGALALIAVVVALMTSGLFWSVYGGLHLWGNWFNELVGLNALLNASPKLEDPLMHRISLLDITLVLGAFTAALLSRQFRINRAPKAEYFRGAVGGILMGIGATLAGGCTVGGFFTPLIFSSPAGWTMGAGLLIGAFIGLKILLWSLEAITWGNDAPMPRGASRSLTRIYPFVGVLVFLLIIAWASSWYLSGEKMLVQRGIVILCGFALGFILHRSRFCFSRAIREPLMTGEGAMTKATILAIAVGALLASILFQRGQLDPYLAIPATFWLGSGLGGVIFGIGMILAGGCASGSLWRMGEGHLKLWVVVFFFAWSGATFGTVVKKWDLMTAEMNLDLIEVTKVGQQAFLPDLLGGWSAAYAVTGLLLTLWYVAVRYNETTEKFTVI
- a CDS encoding 4Fe-4S dicluster domain-containing protein — its product is MKQGVGGSSTIQFLPAAQLEALFDQLKASGYSVIAPMVADGAVLYRETTTVTTLPQGVMDEQRPGHYRLHASHTPQRFSWSSGLQGIKSALFPPEEPLWQAKKSGDGNVQFSAIEAASKPIALFGVRACDLAATELMDRHFLRSGAEDPWYRHRRSNLLLITVSCSRASESCFCASTATGPEPEQGFDLRLDELESGFLIQSGSERGREIQAALPLNQASSKQLAQAAAQLHKVVEQQTRAMAANDFRPHFANQQESPIWKQIAERCLGCGNCTAVCPTCFCHREEEAPSLDLQSSTHQRVWDSCFSEAHSQLHGVPVRTGRRERYRQWMTHKLAGWHDQFDESGCVGCGRCITWCPVGIDLVEESARFVAGGNDE
- a CDS encoding FAD/NAD(P)-binding protein codes for the protein MNSHTHPSRVPMAAELIERRQESSDVFTLQLRLVDSQQREQYRFQPGQFNMVYLHGVGEVAISIVSDREDPTLLNHTIRAVGRVTRGLEQLQTGQQIGLRGPYGRGWPMEQAKSKDLVVVTGGLGCAPVVAAIHEVEQQRAAYGRLAIIEGVRHHQDLIYPDRFHHWEQMERTDVVLCCSHDKAAPWPWHTGRVTAHLDQLGFDLPDAVAMLCGPEGMMAAAAETLIQQGMSGDSIWLSLERNMQCGDGFCGHCQLGSHFVCRDGPVFNWSEIGGALKVKGL
- a CDS encoding sulfhydrogenase subunit delta, with the protein product MSRSAISRPTVAIHKFSSCDGCQLAFLNMGEGLIDLTSQIEIVHFAEAGIVAVDADADITFVEGSISTPEDLQRIQQIRARSGMLITIGACATSGGIQALRNLQEEDWCASLYATPETIASLATSTPIADHVKVDLELWGCPIRSEQLLPVLSDLLRGVVPGKMNEPLCQSCKRSGAICTVVSQGKPCMGPVTQGGCGAICPRLGRDCYGCSGPVHDFNRTSLERCFEGLGLLPDAIERRFKMIHSSPFTGEEP